The Gemella haemolysans ATCC 10379 genome contains the following window.
TCTTATCTTTATTCCCAATGCTAATTGTAGCCTTGGCCTTGACGCCATATTTTAAAATTGATCAACAATTTTTATTAGAGAAGATTCAAAACTATGCACCAGGGGACCTTGGTAATTATCTTTTTGATATGATTTCAGAAGTCTTAAATAATAAGAATAACACGATTATCACAGTGGGGATTGTTTTCACACTTTGGTCAGCATCTAGTGGTATTTATGGAATAATTATAGCATTTAATAATGCATTTAGAGTACGTGATGGAAGAATATGGATTGTTACTAAAATAATAAGCGTAATCTTAACAGCATTGTTCTTAGTAGGTATGTTTCTTGCATTGGCTTTAATCGTATTTGGAAAACAACTTACATACATCTTATTCCATAAATTTAATCTGGATCAAGGATTCTATAACTTATGGTCTGTAATAAATTATACATTACCATTACTTTTTATATTCTTCGTCTTCGTGTTCCTATATACTATGGGGCCTAACTTGAAACTAAAAGC
Protein-coding sequences here:
- a CDS encoding YihY/virulence factor BrkB family protein, with translation MFIPEKNYSFYEDNPKGKLTIKKFVKEMYYRLMYDEISLLSANLSYYFILSLFPMLIVALALTPYFKIDQQFLLEKIQNYAPGDLGNYLFDMISEVLNNKNNTIITVGIVFTLWSASSGIYGIIIAFNNAFRVRDGRIWIVTKIISVILTALFLVGMFLALALIVFGKQLTYILFHKFNLDQGFYNLWSVINYTLPLLFIFFVFVFLYTMGPNLKLKAISILPGALFATLSWTIVSRLFGYYIDHFSSYIKTYGTIGAFMAFILWLYITGYILIIGAEINAIFHNYKVEHRVFEETHTTE